From a region of the Phycisphaerales bacterium AB-hyl4 genome:
- a CDS encoding zinc-binding alcohol dehydrogenase yields MIGHAVVIESRGQAVLKKQDIHPPKAGEVLVENNYSVISAGTEYANLVALPNTSTDERGFPWVPGYSAAGRVIAVGEQVETLEVDDRVVVAWGGHRSHSIKKARDLVKIEDDAIDLLDAAFAHIASFPLLGVRKLRLELGESAMIAGLGILGAFAVQFAALVGAIPVVVSDPDPARRALALKLGASAAFSPSEPGFVDKVKQATGGHGPNTVVEVTGSADALQQALEYIAWEGRIALLGCTRMSDVPIDFYKYVHRRGISLIGAHTFTRAKAESAPGRWTEQDDHRTFLKLIAAGKMQTRPLISEIVSPEHATDVYTRLAENKTMPLGIVFDWKKFRGKA; encoded by the coding sequence ATGATTGGCCATGCCGTCGTCATTGAATCCAGAGGTCAAGCGGTTCTCAAGAAGCAGGACATTCATCCGCCCAAGGCGGGCGAGGTCTTGGTTGAGAACAACTATTCTGTCATTAGTGCGGGCACGGAGTACGCCAACCTCGTCGCGCTGCCAAACACCTCCACCGATGAACGTGGATTCCCGTGGGTTCCCGGTTACTCGGCAGCGGGGCGTGTCATTGCGGTGGGAGAGCAGGTGGAAACCCTGGAAGTCGATGACCGGGTTGTGGTCGCCTGGGGTGGGCATCGATCTCACTCAATAAAGAAGGCTCGCGATCTTGTGAAGATCGAAGATGACGCCATCGATCTGCTGGATGCGGCCTTCGCGCACATTGCCAGTTTCCCTTTGCTGGGCGTGCGCAAATTGAGGTTAGAACTGGGAGAATCGGCAATGATCGCCGGCCTGGGAATCCTGGGCGCCTTTGCAGTGCAGTTTGCCGCGCTTGTCGGGGCGATTCCCGTGGTCGTATCCGACCCGGACCCGGCCCGTCGGGCACTGGCCCTGAAACTAGGGGCGTCTGCCGCGTTCTCTCCAAGTGAGCCGGGGTTTGTTGACAAGGTCAAACAGGCCACGGGCGGCCACGGGCCTAATACGGTTGTTGAAGTCACGGGCTCAGCCGACGCATTGCAGCAGGCGCTGGAATATATCGCATGGGAAGGTCGGATTGCGCTTCTTGGCTGTACGCGCATGTCGGATGTGCCAATCGATTTTTACAAGTACGTTCATCGGCGAGGCATTTCGCTGATCGGCGCACACACCTTCACACGAGCCAAAGCGGAGTCCGCTCCGGGCCGCTGGACTGAGCAGGACGATCATCGCACGTTTCTCAAACTGATTGCAGCGGGCAAGATGCAAACGCGCCCACTGATTTCGGAAATCGTCTCGCCGGAGCATGCAACGGACGTTTACACCCGACTCGCGGAGAACAAAACGATGCCCTTGGGAATCGTTTTTGACTGGAAGAAATTCAGAGGTAAAGCATGA
- a CDS encoding LacI family DNA-binding transcriptional regulator encodes MGYCIPVRIQDVAKLAGVSPATVSRVFSHHPNIRDEVRSRVVSVAKAHGYQPRLSPKQRNVVLILPSDQIYPIRNCLEMVMLALTSELPRRGLRIEVLPHDNLDRLDSIQFCAAVAIGAEPNEFETWPGRFSLPLVMVDRQAPAGCRNVYCVRSDEMQGMDLAIEHLHQRGCRKVGSIIYGKPGVGNTDARRQGIIQALEKRDLPAHDALIHLSADDNYVEIIGKLLQQDIDALFCPGGNAGIVTAYALSLFGKQVPEEISVIASEHLQFSRYATPSQTSIMQDHKALAKTVANIIESHLNNTVSDREFVLPYQLIARDSVKY; translated from the coding sequence ATGGGTTACTGTATTCCCGTGAGAATTCAAGATGTCGCAAAACTGGCTGGCGTTTCGCCGGCGACGGTGTCGCGCGTGTTCAGCCATCATCCCAATATCCGGGATGAGGTCCGCAGTCGGGTCGTGTCTGTGGCCAAAGCCCACGGCTACCAGCCGCGGCTATCCCCCAAGCAGCGCAATGTCGTGCTCATCCTCCCCAGCGATCAGATCTATCCCATTCGCAATTGCCTGGAAATGGTCATGCTGGCGTTGACCAGCGAACTGCCGCGCCGCGGCCTTCGCATCGAAGTATTGCCACACGATAACCTCGACAGGCTTGATAGCATCCAGTTCTGTGCAGCGGTCGCCATTGGCGCTGAGCCGAACGAGTTTGAAACGTGGCCAGGCCGCTTTTCCTTGCCTCTTGTGATGGTCGATCGACAAGCGCCCGCCGGATGCAGAAACGTCTATTGCGTACGCTCAGATGAAATGCAGGGGATGGACCTTGCCATCGAACATCTGCACCAACGAGGCTGTCGCAAGGTCGGCTCGATCATCTACGGCAAGCCCGGCGTCGGCAATACAGACGCCCGACGTCAGGGAATTATTCAGGCATTGGAAAAGCGAGACCTGCCTGCACACGACGCGTTGATACATCTCTCCGCCGACGACAACTATGTCGAGATCATCGGCAAACTGCTTCAGCAGGACATCGACGCATTGTTCTGCCCCGGCGGAAATGCAGGCATTGTCACCGCGTATGCGCTGTCGCTGTTCGGCAAACAGGTTCCGGAAGAAATCTCTGTGATAGCCTCGGAACACCTGCAGTTTTCACGATACGCCACGCCATCGCAGACGAGCATCATGCAGGATCACAAGGCCTTGGCGAAGACGGTTGCCAATATTATTGAATCACACCTGAATAACACCGTTTCCGACAGGGAATTTGTGTTGCCTTATCAGTTGATCGCCCGCGACAGCGTAAAGTATTGA
- a CDS encoding phage tail tape measure protein, producing the protein MSQAGSIRAGRAHVELWGDDSQLQQTLRSVEGRLRQFGAQVQDIGRNMLRVGAMITAPLLAATRVFMRAGDEMDKMSARTGIAVQQLTGLVFAVEQTGGSAQGLERAVLRMTRTIGDAADGSREAQEGLRALGLDARRLKQMTPDEQMALFADRLSRVDDVSQRAAIGQRIFGRGFAEMLPLFEQGAEGIQRYIQEARELGIVMSEEEATAAADLTDRWNEMTHALRRTSMEIGASLAPTLMRLVGHVRESVTAVNDFVQRNQQLIVTVFTVGAVVTTTGAALWTFGAIVRGVSATVGTMITVMKAATIATKGMKAALVALAANPVIAGLLAIAAALTAITIASRQLRTEIDVADMTPEMRRETTRAEGGLSELRRMVGVELDDEQMAQASRVIKQLERDFGDLGIELDENTRKLRGVERAAVRMNDALRDRAIGQAERNIGQLNDRIAEARAEGDQSEVHRLLRLLDQREQQLEAARAGTFITGAGAMGMDDDFDGRITSEQERQFARRLHQLKLQQIEDEQERAIALINERYDHERQEAEEAGLDITDLERARSLEIENIRTDHARQRRDQETRWAEQAHDLELQLIEDEQQRALALVETRYQRQIEEARAAGMETAELERALAAETEAIRNRFADQRAQGDRQRQRQIDELRLRSTKEGIELERSLLDLRERQAIDDAKRAGQNLDLVREEFELRRQMFEDQAAMDGPESIGGFDADVLTRQIAGVFEVDDDKREEKRAADAAEETAEHTSELVELFRERPGPIFT; encoded by the coding sequence ATGTCCCAGGCTGGATCCATTCGCGCCGGTCGCGCCCACGTGGAGCTGTGGGGCGACGACAGCCAGCTCCAGCAGACGCTCCGGTCTGTCGAGGGACGGCTGCGGCAGTTCGGCGCCCAGGTGCAGGACATCGGCCGGAACATGCTGCGCGTCGGGGCGATGATCACCGCACCCCTGCTCGCCGCCACCCGCGTGTTCATGCGGGCCGGCGACGAGATGGACAAGATGAGCGCCCGCACCGGCATCGCCGTGCAGCAGCTCACGGGCCTGGTCTTCGCCGTCGAGCAGACCGGCGGCAGTGCCCAGGGGCTGGAGCGGGCCGTGCTGCGGATGACGCGCACCATCGGTGACGCGGCAGACGGATCGCGCGAGGCGCAGGAAGGGTTGCGGGCGCTCGGCCTGGATGCGCGACGGCTGAAACAGATGACGCCGGATGAACAGATGGCGCTCTTCGCCGACCGGCTCAGCCGCGTCGACGACGTCTCGCAACGCGCGGCGATCGGGCAGCGGATCTTCGGCCGGGGCTTCGCCGAGATGCTTCCCCTGTTCGAGCAGGGGGCCGAGGGGATTCAGCGCTACATTCAGGAGGCTCGCGAGCTGGGCATCGTCATGAGCGAGGAGGAGGCGACGGCCGCGGCCGACCTCACCGATCGCTGGAACGAGATGACGCACGCGCTGCGCCGTACCTCGATGGAAATCGGCGCGTCGCTGGCGCCGACGCTGATGCGGCTGGTGGGCCACGTGCGGGAATCGGTCACGGCGGTCAATGATTTCGTGCAGCGCAACCAGCAACTCATCGTCACGGTCTTCACCGTGGGCGCGGTGGTGACCACCACGGGGGCCGCACTGTGGACGTTCGGTGCAATCGTGCGAGGGGTCTCGGCCACGGTCGGCACGATGATCACGGTCATGAAGGCTGCGACCATCGCGACGAAAGGGATGAAGGCGGCACTGGTGGCCCTGGCCGCCAACCCGGTCATCGCCGGCCTGTTGGCGATCGCCGCGGCGTTGACGGCGATCACGATCGCCAGTCGTCAGCTTAGAACGGAAATCGACGTCGCCGACATGACGCCCGAGATGCGGCGCGAAACGACCCGGGCCGAAGGTGGCTTGTCAGAGCTGCGCCGCATGGTCGGCGTCGAGCTCGATGACGAGCAGATGGCCCAGGCCTCGCGCGTCATCAAGCAGCTGGAACGGGACTTCGGCGACCTGGGCATCGAGCTCGATGAAAACACCCGCAAGCTTCGCGGCGTGGAGCGAGCGGCCGTCCGGATGAACGACGCACTGCGCGACCGGGCGATCGGCCAGGCGGAACGCAACATCGGCCAGCTCAACGATCGAATCGCCGAGGCCCGGGCCGAGGGCGACCAGAGCGAAGTCCATCGCCTGCTGCGCCTGCTCGACCAGCGCGAGCAGCAGCTCGAAGCTGCCCGGGCGGGCACGTTCATCACCGGCGCCGGCGCGATGGGGATGGACGACGACTTCGACGGGCGCATCACGTCCGAGCAGGAACGCCAGTTCGCCCGCCGCCTGCACCAGCTGAAGCTCCAGCAGATCGAGGACGAGCAGGAACGAGCGATCGCCCTGATCAACGAACGCTACGACCACGAGCGGCAGGAGGCCGAGGAGGCGGGGCTCGACATCACCGACCTGGAGCGGGCCCGGTCGCTCGAGATTGAGAACATTCGAACCGATCACGCCCGGCAGCGCCGCGACCAGGAGACGCGCTGGGCCGAGCAGGCCCACGACCTGGAGCTGCAGTTGATCGAGGATGAGCAGCAGCGGGCGCTCGCCCTGGTCGAAACCCGCTACCAGCGGCAGATCGAGGAAGCCCGCGCCGCCGGCATGGAAACCGCCGAGCTGGAGCGGGCGCTCGCCGCCGAGACGGAGGCGATCCGCAACCGCTTCGCCGATCAGCGGGCCCAGGGCGATCGGCAGCGCCAGCGCCAGATCGACGAACTGCGACTGCGGTCGACGAAGGAAGGCATCGAGCTGGAGCGATCCCTGCTGGACCTGCGCGAGCGGCAGGCGATCGACGACGCGAAACGCGCCGGGCAGAACCTTGACCTGGTGCGTGAGGAGTTCGAGCTCCGCCGGCAGATGTTCGAAGACCAGGCGGCGATGGACGGTCCTGAGTCGATCGGCGGCTTCGACGCCGACGTCCTGACTCGGCAGATCGCTGGCGTGTTCGAGGTTGACGATGACAAGCGGGAGGAGAAACGAGCGGCCGACGCGGCCGAAGAGACGGCCGAGCATACGAGCGAGCTGGTCGAGCTGTTCCGCGAACGGCCCGGCCCGATCTTTACGTGA
- a CDS encoding phage tail tube protein — translation MPRFKLGRKATLHYGDTDGETVGSLTEAGNVKDVTVNLGSATADATTRDNGGWRATAQTLKEAGVEFSLEARPGDDFFETLRDAYLSAEPIGMKVLDGPSGDGDGPVGDWVVTDISRSEELEGTVVYSVTCAMSRFEEWEEATAA, via the coding sequence ATGCCTCGATTCAAGCTCGGCCGCAAGGCCACGCTCCACTACGGCGACACGGACGGTGAGACGGTCGGCAGCCTCACCGAAGCCGGCAACGTCAAGGACGTCACCGTCAACCTCGGCAGCGCCACGGCCGACGCCACCACGCGCGACAACGGCGGCTGGCGGGCGACCGCCCAGACGCTCAAGGAAGCCGGCGTCGAGTTCAGCCTCGAAGCGCGGCCCGGCGACGACTTCTTCGAGACGCTGCGCGACGCGTACCTCAGCGCCGAGCCGATCGGCATGAAGGTGCTCGATGGTCCCTCTGGCGACGGCGATGGCCCCGTCGGCGACTGGGTGGTCACCGACATCTCGCGATCGGAAGAACTGGAGGGCACCGTCGTCTACAGCGTCACGTGTGCCATGTCGCGCTTCGAGGAGTGGGAAGAGGCGACCGCCGCCTGA